A DNA window from Mobula birostris isolate sMobBir1 chromosome 3, sMobBir1.hap1, whole genome shotgun sequence contains the following coding sequences:
- the sostdc1a gene encoding sclerostin domain-containing protein 1a has product MIITQPFDCTFFVIACIFVKCCFAFDMGAEQTKNDATEIFYNLKVLQHERPSNLTLNQARNGGRLPNPSDMDHKDQSQVGCRELRSTKYISDGLCTSINPVKELVCAGECLPMPVLPNWIGGYGRKYWSRRNTQEWRCVTDKTRTERIQLQCQNGGTRTYKITIVTSCKCKRYTRQHNASSIINFEATFPASKRRSRGKKKSRKIHQEEIKRKRNWHELEDKQ; this is encoded by the exons ATGATTATTACACAGCCTTTTGATTGCACTTTCTTTGTGATAGCATGCATTTTTGTAAAATGCTGCTTTGCCTTTGACATGGGTGCAGAACAAACTAAAAATGATGCTACAGAAATATTCTACAATCTCAAGGTGCTACAGCATGAACGTCCAAGTAATTTAACATTAAATCAGGCAAGGAATGGAGGAAGGCTACCTAACCCTTCAGACATGGATCATAAAG atCAATCTCAAGTTGGTTGTCGTGAGCTCAGATCAACCAAATACATTTCTGATGGTCTGTGCACAAGTATCAATCCAGTGAAGGAGTTAGTGTGTGCAGGAGAGTGCTTACCTATGCCAGTGCTTCCTAACTGGATTGGAGGTTATGGCAGAAAATACTGGAGTAGAAGGAACACACAAGAGTGGCGCTGTGTGACTGACAAGACTCGCACCGAGAGAATTCAGCTCCAGTGCCAGAATGGAGGGACACGAACCTACAAAATCACTATAGTTACTTCTTGCAAGTGCAAGAGATACACACGACAGCACAATGCATCAAGCATTATCAACTTCGAGGCCACATTTCCAGCAAGCAAGAGAAGATCCAGAGGCAAAAAAAAATCCCGTAAGATTCACCAAGAGGAGATCAAACGTAAAAGAAATTGGCATGAATTGGAAGACAAACAGTGA